The sequence below is a genomic window from Thalassobaculum sp. OXR-137.
CGTCCTTGAGCACGTCGTCCAATGCTGCATGGATGGCGTCGGTGTTCAACAGGTCGACCTCGACCCAGCGGGTCTGGATCGGCGGATCGGGCTCCACCCGGTCGAGGATCACGACCTCGTAGCCGTCCTCGATCAGCCGCTCGACGATCCCGCGGCCGATCGAACGCGACCCTCCGGTCACCAATGCCCGTTCCATGCGTCTTCTCCCTTTCGGTTTTTCAGGTCAGGTTCGCGAATTCTGCGCGATCCAGGGGTCCATCTCCGGGACCTCCCAGTCGGCGTACCAGGCTTCGATATGCGGTTTCAGCGCGGCGTAGAGATCGGCGTAGTCCTGGTCGTAGGGCAGCGCCGAGACCTGCTCCGCCAGCTCTGCGGCGACCGCCTTGAGGTCGAAGCGGGTGGGCAAGCCGCCCTCAAGCACGACCTCGCCGTCGATGATCACCGTGTCCACGTCGCCCTGCTTGGCCCGCTGCAGGACAACGGCGAAGGGATCGGCCTCCGGCGCGATATAGGGCCAGCTCAGGCGGTCCAGATCGACCAGCACCAGATCGGCGGCCATGCCCGGAGCGATGCGCCCCACCTCGTCTTCCCGGCCCAGCAGCTTCGCCCCGCCCGTGGTGACGAGCCCGAAGGTCTGGGCGAGCGTCGGTGCCGGCGATCCGATCCGGGGCGTGCGGTGCAGCCGGTGGGCCAGCCGGATCTCCGCGAACATGTCCTCGTCGTCGCCGATGGTCGTGCCGTCCATGCCGAGGCCTGTCGTCACGCCGCCGGCGAGCAACCCGTTCAGCGGCGCCACGCCGGAGCGCAGGCGCAGATTGGAGCTCGGATTGTGGGAGATCGCCGCCCCGGTCTCCGCCAGGATCTCGATATCCGCCTGCGACGACCAGACCGCATGGGCGAAGGACATCCGCGGCGACAGCACGCCCAGATCCTTCAGATGCGCGGTCATCGACTTGCCCAGCGCCCGCTCGGCTTCCAGTCGCTCGTACAGGCTTTCCTGCACATGGGTCTGGATGCCGGTGTCGTGGCGGGCGGCCCCGTCGGCGATGGCGACCATCAGGTCGTCCCCGACCCATTGCGGGCCGGGCGGGCCGTACCAGGCGCGCGCCCGCTTCATACCCTTCGCCCGGTCTATCAGGCTCTCCATCAGGGCGAGATAGTCCTGCTCGCTGCCCTTGTCCGCGTCGAGGAAATGGGCCCGTGCCCGCCGGGCGAGCTCCTCCGGCAGCGAGGCGACGAAAGCCTCGTCCTCGCGGTGGACCAGCCGGCTATAGAAGCTGACCCCACCCGCCAGATGGCCGCGGATGCCGCTCTCTTCATAGGCGTCGAGCCGGGCCGACAGATCGTCATGGCCGGACTGGTAGGCGTTGCCGACGGACGCCATATCGACCACCGCGGTCACGCCGGTCTGCAGCAGCCGTCCCGCCGCCACCAGGGTGCGCAGCCGCGGGTCGGTCCAGCGCATACGCGGGTTGCCCAGGATCCAGGGCTCCAGCACCCCGTCCTCGATGCCGTGCTGGATATGGGTGATGGCGTTGGAGTGGTGGTGGGCGTTGATCAGGCCCGGCAGCAGCGCCTGGGTCCCGTCGCCGAATGTCGGCGCGTTCGGATACCGGGCGCGCAGATCGGCGGCGGGCGCGACCTCCACGATCACGCCGTGACGCACCAGCACGGCGGCATCGTCCACCCGCCTGGGTGCGGGATCGGACGCGTCCTGGACGAAGACCCAACGGGCCTGGATCAAGATCGGCATGGCACCCTCCCAACCATTGGACACGGCAGATGATACGACGCGGCAGGCGGGCGCGAACCCGTTCTTCTGGTCCGGTTCACCGCCGCCCGCCGGCGAGTTTGACGGAATCCGGATGCGCCCGCAGCTTGAGCATCGCCCAGATCCCGAAGGCCGGGCCCAGAGCCAGCGGCGCGAAGGCCCAGGTCCAGCCGACCAGATCCACGAAGACCGGCATCAGATGGATGCTGACCAGGGTCAGCAGGAAGCCGATGGCGGTCTGCAGGGTGATCATGGTGCCGACCAGATAGCGGTTCGACAGCTCCGCCACCGAGGCCGAGAACTGGGCGCTGTCGGCGATGATGCTCACCCCCCAGAGCAGGCAGACGGCGATCAGCAGCAGCGGCGGGCCGCCGAAAAACAAGCCGACCGTGAGCGAGCAGATCCCGCTCACCGCCATGGCGATGGAGGTGACCATGGTCCGCCCGACCTTGTCCGCCAGCACGCCGGCGGCGAAGGCGCCGGCCGAGCCCACGGCGATGGTGGCGAAGGTGGCAAGTCGAGCCCAGGTGATCGCCGCCCCCTCGTCCATCACCAGCCGGAAGCTGGCGTCCAGGAACACCCCGAGCCAGGCCCAGGCGGCATAGAGCTCCCACATGTGGCCGAAATAGCCGAAATTCGCCAGGCGCAGGGCCGGCAGCTTCCAGGCCCAGAGTGCGGCCCCCGGATCGAACCGGGCGCCCACGGTCATCAGCGGACCGCTGCCGGCGGACCGGATCGCCACCGCCGAGCTGACCGCCAGCAACGACGTGACGGCAATGGTCCAGCGCCAGTCGACCACGATCAGGCCGTTCACCAGATGCGGCATGGCCGACCCGAAGGTGAGGGCCGACACCAGCAGGCCGACGAGCAGACCGAGATCGCCCTTGGCCCAGCTCGCCGCGATCTTCATGCCGACCGGGTAGATGCCGGCGATGCAGGCGCCGGTGATGAAGCGCAGCACCAGCACCACCGGCGACGTAGGATCGACCGTCAGGATCAGCGCGTTCGCCGTCGCCGCCACAAGGGCCGAGATTGTGAAGAACAGCCGCGGGTCGATCCGGTCGGCCAGCGCCAGGAAGGCGCTGGTCAGACTGCCGGCGACGAAGCCGGCCTGCACCGCGCTGGTGAAGGCCGATTGCTGGAAGGCCGAAAGGGCCACCTCCTCGCGCAGCGCCGGCATGACGGCGGAGGCGGAGAACCACAGGGACATGGCCGCCACC
It includes:
- a CDS encoding amidohydrolase family protein; translation: MPILIQARWVFVQDASDPAPRRVDDAAVLVRHGVIVEVAPAADLRARYPNAPTFGDGTQALLPGLINAHHHSNAITHIQHGIEDGVLEPWILGNPRMRWTDPRLRTLVAAGRLLQTGVTAVVDMASVGNAYQSGHDDLSARLDAYEESGIRGHLAGGVSFYSRLVHREDEAFVASLPEELARRARAHFLDADKGSEQDYLALMESLIDRAKGMKRARAWYGPPGPQWVGDDLMVAIADGAARHDTGIQTHVQESLYERLEAERALGKSMTAHLKDLGVLSPRMSFAHAVWSSQADIEILAETGAAISHNPSSNLRLRSGVAPLNGLLAGGVTTGLGMDGTTIGDDEDMFAEIRLAHRLHRTPRIGSPAPTLAQTFGLVTTGGAKLLGREDEVGRIAPGMAADLVLVDLDRLSWPYIAPEADPFAVVLQRAKQGDVDTVIIDGEVVLEGGLPTRFDLKAVAAELAEQVSALPYDQDYADLYAALKPHIEAWYADWEVPEMDPWIAQNSRT
- a CDS encoding MFS transporter → MPFRTKGASLAVLAYAEVAAMSLWFSASAVMPALREEVALSAFQQSAFTSAVQAGFVAGSLTSAFLALADRIDPRLFFTISALVAATANALILTVDPTSPVVLVLRFITGACIAGIYPVGMKIAASWAKGDLGLLVGLLVSALTFGSAMPHLVNGLIVVDWRWTIAVTSLLAVSSAVAIRSAGSGPLMTVGARFDPGAALWAWKLPALRLANFGYFGHMWELYAAWAWLGVFLDASFRLVMDEGAAITWARLATFATIAVGSAGAFAAGVLADKVGRTMVTSIAMAVSGICSLTVGLFFGGPPLLLIAVCLLWGVSIIADSAQFSASVAELSNRYLVGTMITLQTAIGFLLTLVSIHLMPVFVDLVGWTWAFAPLALGPAFGIWAMLKLRAHPDSVKLAGGRR